Within Mongoliitalea daihaiensis, the genomic segment ATTGGTACGAAACCAACACTCGTAGGTCTCATACGCAATGCAATCGTTTAGCTCCATACCCTGAAACTCTACTTTTTGGATGCTGTTTTGGGGAAGCCAGCTGCGGATATCGTTGGATTCATCTATGCTCAACTGAGAAAGCTGTACGATTTTTTGGCCTTTTACTTCTAGTGGTATTATTTTGTTCATAGCTTATCGTAATTTACACCACAAATGAAGCTTATTTATTCAGGAAACTGGTTAAGAGTGAATTATGAGAATGTTAAATTTTAGAAACCTACATGCTTAACCTGCTTCAAATCTTAATTTTTCTAATCTTAGGGTTATCCTTGCAGCGACTTTTACGGTCACCTGATAAACTTGCTGCATGGTTGAATCAATTATTAATTTCAGTGATTCTTCCAGCGCTTGCTTTGCGCTATCTGCCACGAGTAGAACTTTCACTTCAGTTGCTATTGCCAGTTTCTGTAGCCTATATCAGTTTCTACCTCTCATGGTTCTTGTTTTCACAAGTAGGGAAGTGGAGGGGTTGGCCGCGCTCGGTGACGGGGAGCCTGATTATCACCAGCGGTTTGGCTAATACTTCTTTTGTAGGAATTCCTGTCTTGCAGGCCTTGTATGGAGCGGATGCAGTAAAGATTGCTTTACTGATAGACCAGGCAGGGTCCTTTATTCTGGTCAGTACCTTGGCTATCATTGTGGCATCCATTTATGCAGCAGGCAAAAAGCGCAAGCGTGATATTGCAGGTAAAATTCTCCGTTTTCCTCCGTTTATATTTTTCAATCTGGCGCTTGTTTTGAATTTAGTTGGTTGGACTGCGACTGGTTGGGTGGATGAATTGTTGGCCTGGATTGCTTTGGCTTTGACTCCCGTGGCACTCACTGCTGTGGGTTTGCAAATAAAGATCAACTTGGAAGCCATTTCCAATAGATTTCTTTGGTACGGATTAGGGTACAAGTTGTTGTTGATTCCTTTAGTCACCTGGATTTTTTTGGGGCCACTAGTGGGAGTGGAGGGATTAATGCTGAAAGTTCCAGTCATGGAAATGGCCATGGCACCCATGATTACAGGTTCCATCATCGCCATCTCCCACGATCTCGAACCCAAGCTAGCGTCCCTCTTAGTGGGGATTGGGATTCCGTTGTCCTTCTTAACATTGGGGGGCTGGTATTATTTCTTGGAATTTGGAGGGTGAAGAGTGAGCAGTGAAGAGTGAACAATGAGCAGTGAACAGTGTAAGTAATTAGGAATGTGGAATGAAGAATGTGGAATGATTCGATTGTCGTTGTGAACTTGCGGGGGAGGTTACAAAATGTTAATTGTTAAGTATTATGATGTGGATCAGTGGAACTAGCGCTGTATACCAGTCAGATATGCCGTTTTATGGGTTTTAACCCACGTCCGTAATCGAATTTTTGAGACAAAATTTGATCGAACTTCAAAAGGATACACTCAATCAATTGCCGTGGCTTTTAAGCCCAGGCATTGGTAGGGAAATGAACAACTACAAAACGAAAAACGCTGGTCCCACACACGCCCCTGTCTTGATTCTTGATTCTTGTCTCTTGAGTCTTCATCCTTCCTCCCACATCCTTCCTCCTTCTCCTAGTTCTTCCCCGTAGTATCCGGCTTAGTATTCCTCGGTCTAATCAAATTGCGGATGACTTTGGTAGCTTCATCAGCGGCTTTGCCTTTGACTTCATTGACCTTTTTCTCAGCTTCCTTACGGGCACTGTCTTGGAGTTGCTCGGAGCGAATTTGCAGCTCCTTTTTGATACTGTCTTCTGCTGCTCGGAATTGTTGGGTTGCTTGTTCGGTAATGTTTTGACGTTCTGACTGAACTCTTCCTTGCAAGGCTGTAGTCAATAAGTTTTCAATGCTATTGCCTCCTGCTAATGAAAACCGTGGACTTCCATAGGAGCCACTTAAATTGATGGCTACAGGGATAATCGTACTGTTATTGGCTTGGGTACCGGAGATTGTGGCTAGTAGGTTATTTGCTGTACTCCCAAACTTACCCGCTGGAACTTGCATGTTGAGTAGGTAATTGATACTGCCGTCAAACCCTGTGCTGCCTTGGATATTGGCTTGATAATCCCATAGGCGTACATCGAAAGGCTGAACATTCAACACGCCTTGATTGATTTGGATAGGGATAGCTACATTTCGGAAGACAAGGGTGTTGGTTTCATTTAAACGGGTGAGGGTGGTGATTCCCTGCACCAAGGCACTGTTTTGATAGGATGCCTCTGCTACTCTTAAGATACCTTTGCCATCCATGCTGGATAAGATCGGCATCATGTCTGCTCCTAATGTTCCTGAGAAGTTGAGGGTTGAATTCACTACACCTGTCAAATGCTGCGCAATCGGAGCAAGTACTTGTACAGTATTAAAAGCCTTAAATGATTCAGGAATAGATAGGCTGTTTACAGCAAGCCCAAAGTCAAAGGTAGGTTTGGTCAAATCTCTGGGGTCATAGGAACCATTCATGGTCACTTGTCCTCCTAATAAACGCATACCGGTATCTTTAAAGCTTAACACACCTTCTCGAAGGGTCATATTTCCACGCACATCCCTCAAATTCAGGTTATCGTAAAGTACCTCTTTCGCCTGCACATTCATGGTGAAGTCTATGTTTTTAGGCAAAGGAATCACTTCCAAAGCTTCATCGGATGTACTGCTGTCGGTCATCCATTCATTGACATTAAACTTATCTGATTGCAGGGATAACTGTCCACGAAGGATTGCCTCTTTTTCGAACATATAATTCATGTAATTAGAGAGTGACCCTGTAGCATTGACTGGACTTTGTCCCAGCTGCGAAGCAAATTCAGATAAAGTAATTCTATCAGGGTTGAATTCTGCTTTAGCACTTGTGATCAATACTCCTTGAGGTACATCCGTACTACTAAAGGAAAAATTGGAAAGATTAGCAAAACCACGAGTGTCCAGACGGTTATACTGTTCTTTTTTTACAGCGTCATAGCTGCCTTTAGTTGTGATGTCCGCTTGAATCTTCCCAGCTATTTCCATCCCCTCTTGTGGGAAAATGGCCAACATCTTTCCTATATCCAAAGCACCTTTAACGGCTCCATCCCAATTTAGGAGTTCGAAGTCTGAAATGCGCATCTTACCCTCCACTTTTTCATTTTCTAACAGGAAGCTAAATGGCTCCAAATTCACACTGAAATCATTCATCTTTCCACTAGGATTGAGGATGCTAGCTTGCACGTTTATTTGCTCTAAAGCAGTTGGAATATCGCTGTTTTTAACAAAACCATTTTGGAAAGCCAATTGAATATCCAGATTAGGCAGTTCTTTTTTCGCTTCATCATAGCGTCCCTTGGCTATGGCCCGAACGTCAAGCAATCCACGAACTTGCATGCCATCCACAGGAAAAATAGAGGTGATTTCTTCTAGATTCAATTTGCCTTTTACAAAAGCATCCAAATCTAAAGTTTGGAGGTTAGCGATAAAAAATCTACTCTCCATAGGATTGTTTCCCATTCGTAAATTAAACATGGGGACATTGATGGTAGTATTGATGAGATCATTGGTGCTGTTTTTTACATGCATTTCCAATTGCACATCTGACACTGGTAGGGGTAAATCAGGGTACTGGAACATGCCGTCCATGACATTCAATCCTATATCAAATGAAGGGAAGCTCTCTTCGCTGTACGACCCTTTAAAGATTCCTCTAAAATCAACTGTGCCGCTCGTTTGTAAAGAGGAAAAACTTTCCGTGTACATTCCCGGAACCAAGGAGAGTAAGGTTTTGAAGGAGCTTTCTTTCGAGGAAAAAATCAGGTCAAAATCAATACTTTCTTCAAGAAGTGCAATAAGGCCTTTCAAATCAAACAAAAAATCGTTTAAAGCGAAAGAACCATCCCCCAAGGTGAACTTCATTTCGTTCATATCAATCCCTAACAAAGTTTCCCCTTTGAATTTTTTATTGCTCAAATAATTGACGCCTTCGTAATTCATGGTCAAAATATCCGCACTTGCTTTCAAAGGCATTTCATATACATCCAAGGTGAAGTCTCCCGAACCAATAGCTGTCAGATTACTGAGCGCCATTAAAAAACCCAAGGATCTGTCATCATATACGACATTCACGTTGCTTGCCTCCAATAAATCAATTCCAATTTGGAGATCGCTTTCAGTGGAGGTTTCTTCTGATGGAAAGGTTATGTCATAATTGGCACGTCCATCCTCCAAGACTTTGACCAAAATGTCAGCACCATCCAAGTGCAAACCGGTGAGCGTAGGGTAGTCCCCAAAAAGAATGGAGCGTAAGTTGAAGTCTATCTGCATACGGTCAACATGGATGAGCGTATCTTGCTCAAAAGTTTCCCGGCCTACAATTCCAAAGTCCCCTATAGAAATAGAAATATCAGGAAATCTTCGGAAAATACTTGCGCTCACCTTTTGAGGGTTGTAGAAAACATCTGCATTGATGTTTTCTTCCAAGGCCTGATCAACCTTTTCAATGATTTTCCCTTTCAAAAAGGAAGGCAAAATGAAAGCAGCGACTAAAAGGAATATAAAAATAGAGGCGACGATAATCGATGTCTTCTTCATGTCAATATCAAGTTTGTGAGTTTCTTCCACGTAAAAGACTGTATATACCTTAGCCTTTCCAGTGAGTTGTTAGAATTTCTTGAATTTCATTATAAACAAGGGGTGTACTGGCCAAAATCTCTCTTCCAAAGAGGTAGTCTTTT encodes:
- a CDS encoding AEC family transporter translates to MLNLLQILIFLILGLSLQRLLRSPDKLAAWLNQLLISVILPALALRYLPRVELSLQLLLPVSVAYISFYLSWFLFSQVGKWRGWPRSVTGSLIITSGLANTSFVGIPVLQALYGADAVKIALLIDQAGSFILVSTLAIIVASIYAAGKKRKRDIAGKILRFPPFIFFNLALVLNLVGWTATGWVDELLAWIALALTPVALTAVGLQIKINLEAISNRFLWYGLGYKLLLIPLVTWIFLGPLVGVEGLMLKVPVMEMAMAPMITGSIIAISHDLEPKLASLLVGIGIPLSFLTLGGWYYFLEFGG
- a CDS encoding AsmA-like C-terminal region-containing protein, encoding MKKTSIIVASIFIFLLVAAFILPSFLKGKIIEKVDQALEENINADVFYNPQKVSASIFRRFPDISISIGDFGIVGRETFEQDTLIHVDRMQIDFNLRSILFGDYPTLTGLHLDGADILVKVLEDGRANYDITFPSEETSTESDLQIGIDLLEASNVNVVYDDRSLGFLMALSNLTAIGSGDFTLDVYEMPLKASADILTMNYEGVNYLSNKKFKGETLLGIDMNEMKFTLGDGSFALNDFLFDLKGLIALLEESIDFDLIFSSKESSFKTLLSLVPGMYTESFSSLQTSGTVDFRGIFKGSYSEESFPSFDIGLNVMDGMFQYPDLPLPVSDVQLEMHVKNSTNDLINTTINVPMFNLRMGNNPMESRFFIANLQTLDLDAFVKGKLNLEEITSIFPVDGMQVRGLLDVRAIAKGRYDEAKKELPNLDIQLAFQNGFVKNSDIPTALEQINVQASILNPSGKMNDFSVNLEPFSFLLENEKVEGKMRISDFELLNWDGAVKGALDIGKMLAIFPQEGMEIAGKIQADITTKGSYDAVKKEQYNRLDTRGFANLSNFSFSSTDVPQGVLITSAKAEFNPDRITLSEFASQLGQSPVNATGSLSNYMNYMFEKEAILRGQLSLQSDKFNVNEWMTDSSTSDEALEVIPLPKNIDFTMNVQAKEVLYDNLNLRDVRGNMTLREGVLSFKDTGMRLLGGQVTMNGSYDPRDLTKPTFDFGLAVNSLSIPESFKAFNTVQVLAPIAQHLTGVVNSTLNFSGTLGADMMPILSSMDGKGILRVAEASYQNSALVQGITTLTRLNETNTLVFRNVAIPIQINQGVLNVQPFDVRLWDYQANIQGSTGFDGSINYLLNMQVPAGKFGSTANNLLATISGTQANNSTIIPVAINLSGSYGSPRFSLAGGNSIENLLTTALQGRVQSERQNITEQATQQFRAAEDSIKKELQIRSEQLQDSARKEAEKKVNEVKGKAADEATKVIRNLIRPRNTKPDTTGKN